The following DNA comes from Triticum aestivum cultivar Chinese Spring chromosome 3D, IWGSC CS RefSeq v2.1, whole genome shotgun sequence.
aggcaaatttgtttaacttatgtctatactcagatattgttgcttccgctgactcgcctatgatcgagcaattgtattcgagccctcgaggcccctggcttgtattatgatgcttgtatgacttatttatgttgtagagttgtgttgtgatatcttcccgtgagtccctgatcttgatcgtacacatttgcgtgcatgattagtgtacggtcaaatcgggggcgtcgcaAGAGTCCAATCGGAGGAAAAAGGGAGAAGACCTGACAaagccacgagggagcgacaagctcgggaggcgcgcccgAGGGGGTGAGCATGCCCCCGCCCCCCATgctttgtgggcccctcgtggcacctcttcaCGTAAtgccgcctctataaattctcaaatattcccctgacatgagagagccacccgaaatactttttccCCGCCGGAAGTTTCTGTTCTCGAGAGatctcatctggaggccttctccggtactctgctggagggggaatcgaccgcgGAGGGGCTTTACATCAACCAtgctgccctttcgatgatgtgtgagtagtttaccacagacctacgggtccatagctagtagctactccctccgttccaaaatagatgacccaactttaaagttgggtcatctattttggaacggagggagtagatggcttattctctctttgatttttaatacaatgttctcctcgatgttcttggagatctattcgatgtaatctttttttgcggtgtgtttgttgggatccgatgaattctgcgtttatgatcagattatccatgaatattatttgagtcttctctgaactcttttatacatgattattatagctttgtatttctctcttaTCTACtgatttggtttgaccaactagattgatttttcttttaatgagagaggtgctttgtgatgggatTAATCTTGCGGTGATTTATATCCCAGTGACACAAGAAGacaagacatgtatttgtattgttgccactaaggataaaatgatggagTTTATTCACattgattgagtttactttgtttacatcatgtcatcttgcttaaggcgttactcagtTCTTTATgaaatttaatactctagatgcatactggatagcggtcgatgcgtggagtaatagtagtagatgcaggcaggagtcggtctggtctcggacgtgatgcctatatacatgatcattgccttggatatcgtcatgattatttacttttctatcaattgctcaacaataatttgtttacccaccgtatgctatcttcAAAAGAGAAGTCTTTAGTGAAAATTATGGGCCCCGGGTCcatttttatcatatattaaaatccaaatataccttgctgtaattttatTTTATGGTTTTGTTCTATCGGCTGAGATTTAACTAAATCATAGTCAAGTGACATAATGTGTACCAAAATAAGACTTGATGGATCTCATAAGATCTCACGATTATTATTTACCAAGACATAACCAAGTCTCATTTCACTAAGATTTAGCAACTGTTGGAAAAAACCAGACGCggaagtagagagagagagagagagaggcgcagcCGCCGCAATGGAAGGCGATGTACGTGTATGTGGCGAGACGGGCGCGCGAAGGCTGCTCTCGCGTCGAGCACAGTGTCGCGGCCGCGCGTACGTTGCTGGCGTCCCCGCTGGTGCTGGACACCCGCAACGCCGCGGGCCGGTACACCTTGTTGCATTCTACGTACTTGGATATGATTGTTGGCTGTATGCCTCTTTACATCAAAATATAGCTACTTCGTGCGTTGCACTTGCACTACTTACTATACCGCTAGGACGTTTTGGAGTAGTGCATGGATGCACCTGCGAACAAGTTTTGCCATCTTTCGTGACTATGAATCAAAAAAGTTCTGAAGCTCACGGCACGTCAATGATGATTTATCGATCATGCATGTAACTGACAAAAGGGGTCGAGTTTAAAGAAGATTATAGAAATAAGTTACAGTGGTAGCTAGTACAAACTACAGACCGTTGAACGTACGTGCAGTGCAGTTCTGCCAGCGTTCGTCTAATCTTTGAGCACGTTCGTCTACACCGTAATCACAGATCAACATAGCATCTGAAACTTGATCAACGTAAAGCCGAGGCCGTGAAGAAGTCCATTCGGGCATGCAGGTATGGATGAACAAAACAGAGAAGAGAGATTGGTGATTGCAATGCCGCACGCGCGATCATCCATGCAGAAGCATACATGCGTCGGAGTACTGGGCCACAATGGCCGGTCGCATCCGCTCCACCGCGGCCTCCGCCATGGCCAGATCGTCATTCGCGCGGCGCAGGAGCTGCTCTGCCGCGGGTGCCCAGGCGTAGGCGACTGCTCGCGGCGATGGCGGCCTGAGCATGACGTGGAAGACGCCGACGGCCGCATGGCCGTGCGACTTGGCGGAGTGTAGCCACTGCAGCGCCGTCTCCGCGTGGCGGGCAGCGTCAGCGCGGTGGAGTTGCCACCTGTCCCACCAGCACGGCGTGTTGGCTTGGAGACCGATGTGCGCAACGCAGAGGGAGAAGACGTTGCCCAGTACGGCGTGGAACCTGCTGATGCGCTTGATCCGGCCGATGGCGAGGTCGATGATGAGGCCGCCTGCTGAAGCGCCCTGGCCGGTGTTGGGCAGGGGATGCACGCCCGGGCGGAATCTGCGACAGTCCTCGGCGGCCAGGCGGTACTGCTGGCGGGCGCCATTGATGGCCTCGACTACTGCATTCGTCTCGTTGATGTAGGTGAAGCTGCGAGCCGACGCCTTCGCGGCCATGTTCCTCCACTGCTCCATTGCCGGCGTCGGTGCGcgggctctctctctccccccctctctctctccgtgACGCTCAGCTATTGTTACGTGTGCTTGTGCTTCTCGTGGTCAGCTGAGGCTATTTGTAGCGCAGCACCCGCCGGCCGGCGAGGTAGTTTCTGGAGACGGTGGGATTTACGGTGTGGGGCCCTGCAGGATGCACCACACACCCAAGTGAAACTGTCGTTGTCACGCTGAATCATCTCGGTCCCACGTAAGAATCCATCACCGGGGTACGAGTAGCAAGCTAACCTGCTTCTTGCCCACTGAACCTCTGCTCCCATCTACGGCAGACCCACATGTCAGCGAGCATGTTGTGTGATGGCACTAGTAGATTGCTAATACTCCCTTggttcggaaatacttgtcttagaaatagatgtatctataactaaaacaagtctagatacaaccatttctaggacaagtattttggaacggaggaagtactacctATAATGGgggtaacataggtagtaacatcacacatatctttatctttatctttacctactaataaagcacttATCGGTTCTGCCCGCTCACCTGGTCTTTTGCAAAAAGGCCCTCCTTGTTTCTTGAAGTTGAACCCGCAGTCCCTTCGTAAGTAATCTGAGAAAACGTTCGTTTTTACACAAAAGCCCCAGTCGTTCGGTGTATTCAACCCGCAGTGCCCTTCCttccctccctctcctcccccgtTTCATCTTCACCGAGTCCAGCAGCTCGACGAGcgctcggcagcggcggcggaaccccgacggcgacggcggcccaGGTAAGCTTCTCTTCGTCCCCGCACCCTCGCTCCACCCCGTCTCCTCCCCGCACGTCCGCTCCCGCGCCCCCTCGTGTTCCCCTCCCAtggcgcctcctccctccctcccaccagCGCCCCCCTCCCATGGCGCGCGCCCCCTCTGTCACCATCCCTCGATCCAATCCATTCCAGGCCATATCAATCGCACCACCAGCTGACAACTACGACATCGACGTCGACAGCATCGACAGGAACCCAGCGGCGATCCCCTCCGCCCCTCTCCTCCGCGCCGCATCGGAAACCCCAGCCGTCTGCCGTGCGATCTTCCCCACGAGGCAAGGCGTCGTTGGTGAGGTGTTGGATCATGGATGAGATGGAAGAGAAAGGGGATCGTGGCTACTGCTTACTATCGATTTGGAGGGGGAAAATTCAGATAGAGGAAACATTGCGGTGCTGCTGCAGGCTATCTCTGAAAAAATTGTGGTGCCGCTGCTGCAGGCTATCTCTGAAGAAAACAAGCGAGTGAAGTTGTTCGAGAGAAACACATTGTGTTTTTGGGATGTGTTTTTTGCTTTGCTTGCTACATGGTAGATGATGTTCAGGGAGATATTACAAACTGCTTGATGTTGCTACTGTATTGATTAGAAGCTGCTAGATTTCTTGATCCCAAGTATACTTGCTTATCCGTGGTATAATGGAAAATAGCCTAACCGTTGGACCTTTAGTTTATTAATTTTCTTGTTTGTTCTTGCTACACATGCGCAAGTCAATGGCCGATCACTTCTTTATATGCGATCCCGAGCTGATGTGAAGGTCCTATGTTTTCTTGATTGGCAGGGAGGTGAGCAGGAGGAGGACCAGAGGTCAGGGAGTGTTTGGTTTCAGGGAGATCGTTGGGGAGGAGTTCATGACCATGTTCCTGTCAGTTTTTAGCAGTATGGTTCAGTGACTCGTAATTACTTTGTCAAACCCACATATTCATGTCTTGATACGCATTTTCATTTTTGGTTATCTGTGAGAATGTTTAGTATATAGAGAAGTTGTTCCATGGAGCAgctaaacaaaaaaaatacttttcATTTGTGATAGTTTGCGATATGCAGTGATAGATATATCGAAGTTTGTAATGGCTCATGGCCAAACATATGAAACTGTTCTTgatactcttttttctttttcttaatatcatcatatatatatatatatacaaattaGAAActttctaacatctgcatatttcaggtttAGGAGGATGTAGAGAGAACGGTGTTCATACAATTCAGTGCAGCATCAACAGACGTGTTCCTAAATTTTGATGATTattagagagaaagagagatgatATGGTGACCGAAAGTCTATGTGTTTGTGTCGTGTACGTGTCGGGCAGTGGTAGATTAAACATATTATGTAATGGGACTTGGCAAGGGATAGAGACTGGCATGATTTTTTTTCTGAGCAGCAAATTGGCGCAACCCTTCGTGATTTTTGAAGTTTGGACAGAGTTATGAACCATTCGCCGCCTAATCTGTAGATTATTTCTAGGATCAATATGGTGGCCATCAGGGTTCCCATCACCGTGCATGCCAAGCTTGAGCTCCTCAAGAATGCCACCAAGCTGGTATGCTTCTCATATCTTCCGTCCTTTATTTAGCCTTTGCAAATCTGCATTCAGTTTATAGCATCAGAAGAACACTAACCCAATCTAGCGTCATACAGTAATCGTCATTGTTATGGATACAAGAAAGCATAGATATTTTCTTAGGCAGTATCTGAGCATTATTGGCTTGTGATTGTGGCCAAGCATAAACTGACATAATGACATCTTTCAGCAAAAGTCTGTAGTGCTTCAAGTCTGGAAGTTGATACTTTAAATTTAACAACTGATTCGTGTTGTGGTGCTTCAAGTCTGATTGCTCCGTGTTTGATTCAAGGCTTAGTTCCTGTTAAAATAGTATACCTGGTCCAGTTACATATAATTCGTGTTCTGCATTATATTAACTACTCAAAAAAGGGCATGCTTGGTTGAGTAACCCCAGGTAAAAGGTGGCTGCTATAAAAACTGTGGCAAACAAAATGACCACGAGCTTGGAAAATAAGTTATGTTTCTCCTGATTTGATTCAAGTTTGAAATATTCATAGATGCTACACTTCAGtccgtaaatgataaaaaaagctAGGAATGATCTTTTAGTCAGTTTTGTGTCAATGAGTAAATCAGTGCTCGTCCTCTGAGATTGAGCATCTATTTTATTTCCCATAGGCGTGTAATGGATGATGGCTGATGCAACGGTGGAGGAGGCATATTGATGTCAGTTTGAAGCAAATCAGGAGAACGCCGCCATCGGTTAGGTTGCCAGGTGAAGGAATTGCAGCGGACTGGTGGCAAGGCTTTTCAACTCACCACCGTTTGAGTTCATCATCTGTCGCTACTGCACCCACTCAGCCGTATCCATGTTTGCATATTCTCCAGCCCGTTGAATAATCCACGGTAAGTGGTTAGGAGCTACATATTTTCCACTTTTGCCATGTTTTATACACCGAACTGATATATTCTTTGACATGAAACTAGATTCCGATCTTCTGGTCTTGCCTACTGTTTACTTATTCAAATTGATTCAGTTTTCTGTTTGTATGCATTAGTCATATTATAAGTTGTTGCACGCTGCCGCAAGCTGCCCGGAGCCACGCAACCTCTGTCCTAATGGCACGACATCACTTACAATTCTGGCTCCACTTCCTCTAGGCAGCATAGTCGTTTAAACCCATAATATGAGAGACAGTTTAGCTCCCCGATGGTAGTTGGATGCTGCTATGGAGGAATAAAAGGAACATTGTGATTATAGGCACATTTTGAATAATAGCAGGAAGGAGCTGCTGGAACTAACTAATGCTAGAAAGTAATTTCTTGATCTATTTACTCGAGTAGTTGTTGAGGTAAAGGAATATGGTTTTTGGGCCCAAGTAGCATTTACATTAATAGTGATTTTTGTGAGAAGAAAAATATTATAGGCTGATTCCTATTGTTATAGTACCAACTTATCTCAGAAACAGAGAAGCACCAAGCTGGACTGCTGGCCGAGGAGATGCATATGTGGGCACTTTCTGCTGGCCAAGTTCAGAAGCAAATTAACTGCTTATATTTACATAAGAAACAGAGAGAAAATGGTAAAGAACTTAGCAAAAAATGGTATTTGAGGCTTATAATGTGTTGCACTTTCTGCTGTAACACATCCACTGTTTAGTGTGTTTTAAAGTAGCTTTATCCTATTTTCGCTTGAACAGAAAGGAGAAAGAAATGTCTAAGAAGCCAAAGGTATTGCTGCAGCTGATATGTCGCCTACTCCTTTGGATACCATTCATATCGTACTTAACTCAGTGAGCAAATTGAGGACTACGGTTATCTTCCATGTCTGTGAAATAACTGCGATAGTTTCATAACACCAAATGGTCCAGAGTGCATCCAATACATGGTCAACAACACCGCTGATTTTCACGAAACCGATAATATTACTGGTCAGTGTAGATATGGGTTTTCTAATTTCGTCAAATGCAGCTATGTTATACTAACAACCTGTGTTTGCATGTCCTAATTTATGTCTGCAAAAGCTGTATCTTTTGTTGAGCTATATTATGTGTATGTACGTGCATGTTGCACATAGATGTTATTTGGCATGCATGAATTCTAATTTTAATTTAAAGTTAGGCACGCCTAATCTCACACACCACAAAATTTCCTTACTGCGCACTACATCTTTTATCTCCAATTTGGATAGTCTAAGCAATAACTCTTTAGTCTGATTTATCTTCAAAAGTTTGCTAGAGGCAATAGATGACCTTCTGGTTTTTCTTCAATGATTTTTTAGAGTGCAATAGTATGAACTGATTTCCCCATCAGCGTTGTATTTTCTTTTGTCTGATAGATTCTATAGTCATGTACTTCCTTTCATGTGCCCATGTTTGTCGTTATATGTGCCTTTCTTGTTGAGCTCTATTTGGATGAACTTTTGTTGTTGTGGAATGTGGCTACATGGACATGAACGAACATTTTAATCTAACCTCGTTTGAGATGTTCTTTTATGCTTAACTCAGGGACTCAGCTTTGCGTGGTCAGTGATGACAATCGACAGCGTCTCTGTTAAAAATTATTCGTAATTACTAGCAGCATTCCATAATTTGTATCGCgctgttctttttttttttttttttgaggaaaggctTGTATCAGGCTGTCCTGGTGTGGCGACCTACAAAGGACAAACAGGGTCGGTCATCACCAAAGATGAAAACATTGTCGAGCCTTACTTTTTGCAAGTTGCCTTATTTCTATTACTTTTAGAGGAAAGATAGCAATTTCAGTCATTACAGTCCTGTTGCATGAACACTGCTAGATCACAGTGCATCAAGATCATAATTGCTACAATCAAAGTTTACATTGGCCTTATTTATGACGTTTGCAAAAAAATGTATTAAAAAAGCTGCATAATGGCACATGGAGCAATTTATACTTAATAtttcgcccggtgcaacgcacgggtatttgtactagtctagataaaatagatgatgtgacaagcaataaatgaagaaaaagaggcatgtggtaacatagctagttactactggtatgaataacatcacacatattaaggcaagatgagtctatggCCTAATAAATAAAgtattgcatgttaccacacatatgttacttcccactataaaggcagtaacatagagtagtaagagcaactctagcagaccccgcaaaacgccccgacccgtaaaataaccgccaaaatgcgggtcgggACGGAAAAACCAGtccgatcagaccccgcatcccgccccgtcCCACAAAAATTTTTagggggcgcggcaaaatcccgaccccaacccggagaacgcgggtttccccctcgcggctgcggtgccctgcatataagcggaagcggttggtggggggacatttcatcccgcgctttttgtcaccaaccacctctcctctcccccctcgcgccgccgccggccgccgcccaagattccggcgaaagcagccggcaggagcacgccggaaggccgccatgcgcacgaggcctcccctcccttcccccccTGCGTCGGCGGGCCGCCGGATTTGTAGATCTAGGACACTTCATCGTGGGCCGCCGGATTTGGCTTTTTCCGGCCGCCGATTGCTACTCCAAGCGATGGAGTGGTCGGGAGCCTCTCCCGCAGCCCAGGCAAgggcgcatcgccgcatgcaggtactggTTCGTCCGCCTGCCGCCGCCGAAGGTTTGCAGGCATGGATTCGTCCGGCCGTccaccgggctcggcgctcgcgcagcgtctttgtggcttgccgatgccgctcatagagtgcgacgactgcacgcggaaagtgctgcggctcacttcgggcacgccgaagcaccccggatgggtgttcttcaaatgcgaaaacgacggggtacgtgcacttgcggtagctcGTTTCATAGCTCATTCTTTAGTTCAATTGCGGTAGCTCACTTCGAGCTTGCTCATTCTTTTGTGTAGGACGATGGATGCTCATCTTGGTTTTGGGAATGCCAATACATTGATttgttgatagaaagaaacttaatagatgttagtgcactccttactacaatcgaaggcaatgatgcggctgcatgtgcaactagaggggaagcaacgtctacttctttcgaaccaaagatgaaaaaagaagaatgcaaaattaagaatccgcagatcaacaatgaatgcatggagaagataATAGTCCAActtgtgggagcagttatggaagttgaaaatcttctgaaatgcatacttgtggttcttgttttctttggttttgctattctagcaaagatttggtgatgtcttTTGTATCTAATGTTGTTGCAAAAGCAAAGAAATGCATTATGCTAGATCAATTTAAGTTGCAAATCTAAGTTTTGTGGGTCGGGAGAAGCTGCGCCCGATCAGACGCCGCAAAGCCGACACGTAAAAAAGGCTATTCTGGGATGGGAATATCCTTTTTTATGGGTCCATTATGCGGGGTCTGCAACTGTGGCCGTTcgcgccggcccgcaaaagcgtttttgcgcgaactgcaaacaTGTTTTGCGGGCCGggaggatgcggggtctgctagagttgctctaacatgagcatgttactactctatgttattatccattgtggctagtctaagttGGGAAGGTGGCTATGTCAGTTTCCTTCAATTATTTCCCTCGTACATGTGCTGCTCAAGTACAAAGAAAATTCAACCCAACATCAGGGCCCGCTGCACTGAGCTGATTGAAACAAAGCCTCGTGACTACATGCATGTGCGAGCCTACACTCGTCTGCAGAAGCCATGCACCCGCACGCTCGGTGGTAATTACATGCATGTGCAAGCCTACACTCATTTTGCCCTGACTTTCCTAATTGTACTACTTTGACTTAATTAGAAATGAATTTGCAAACATGATAGATAATCACAAATATTGACACTCGCTGCTGGTACAAATCTCCGTCTCCATTTTCTGCCTAACATAAAATGTATAACAGTATTTTCTGTTCCCGACAAGAAAATAACATATTTTTATAATTCCAATAGAAATCATCTGGAATATATGTAAGCACGTAATACATTTGCTGTTATCCGAGGTGAATTTGTCTGCATCGTTCTTTCTAAGGAAACTATTTTTTAAATGTTCAACATAAAATGGTTTAAAAATTGACAGAGAAATGCCATGTTACATAACCACATAACCCCAAGGTGGACAATCCGAAGCATTTAAAAGAATTCCGACCCATAAGcttatgcaatgttgtgtacaagATCGTCACTAAGTGCTTGGTTAACCGGTTGCGACCCCTTTTGGGTGATATTATTTCTGAGGAGCAGAGTGCTTTTGTCCCTGGGAGACTTATAACGGACAATGCTTTGATCGCCTTTGAGTGTACACATTACATAAAACAGGAGAAGGATCCGGATAAGAGTTTTTGCGCTTACAAGTTGGACCTTTCTAAAGCATATGATCGGGTTGATTGGAGATTCCTGGAGCAAGTGATGCAAAAGATGGGCTTTGCGGACCGGTGGGTGAGGTGGATTATGACTTGTGTCACCTCGGTTCGTTATTGTGTAAATCTGAACGGAGCCCTCTCAGATTCATTTGCACCGTCGCGCGGTCTTCGGCAGGGTGATCCTCTTTCCCCGTTTTTGTTCCTTTTTGTGGCTGATGGTCTGGCTGTGCTTTTGAAACAGGGTGTTAATGCACGAAGTTCAACGCCAGTGCGTGTGTGTCCTCGGGCGCCAGGCATCTCACATCATTTGTTTGCAGATGACACATTATTGTTTTTCCGGGCTACTGAGCAGGAGGCTTTAAATGTCAAAGAAGTACTAGCAAAATATGCATAGGCCACTGGACAATTGATCAACCCGCAGAAGTGTTCTATCCTCTTTGGTGAGCATTGTCGTGTGGATGACCGGGAAGCTGTTATTCGGGTTTTGGAGGTGCAACAACATAGTTTTGAGGAATGCTACCTGGGTCTTCCTACTCCAAGGGGGCGCATGTCTAAAGATAGGTTCCAAAACTTGCAGCAAAAGTACATCAAGAGAATGATTGACTGGGATGGTTGTCAGCTTGCTCAGAGTGGAAGAGAAGTCCTCATAAAATCAATCGCCCAAGCGATCCCCACATATGTTATGAGTGTGTTTAAACTACCGGCGTCCACTTGTGAGGACCTCATGAGAATGATACGGAATTTCTTTTGGGGAGTTGAGAAGGGGAAGAGAAAGATGCATTGGCGTGCTTGGATCCATTTGATAAAACCAAAGGCGCAAGGGGGACTTGGCTTCCGCGACCTACGCCTTTTTAACCAAGCTTTGCTCGCTCGCCAAGCATGGCGGCTCTTGACCAATCCGGAGAGTCTGTGTGCTCGTCTTTTGAAAGCGAGGTACTACCCGAATGGAAGCTTGGAAGATACGGTTTTCTCAGGTGGAGCTTCGGCGACTTGGCAGGCAGTTGAACATGGGCTGCAACTTCTCAAGTCTGGTTTAGTATGGTGCGTGGGGAACAGCAGGTCCATTAGAATTTGGAGAGACCGATGGATTCCACGGGACGGGGGAGGACGACCGGTGACACCACAAGGCCGAAGCCGTCTCCGCCGGGTGTCTGAGTTGTTGGATAATCATGGTGGTTGGCGTATGGACGTTATTCATGACACGTTCCTTCCGGTGGATGCAGAAGAGATTGCCAAAATTCGAACTTCACCTCGTATGGGTGAGGATCTTCTTGCGTGGGGACCGGAGCGGAATGGTTGCTTCACAGTACGGAGTGCTTACCGACTTTCTCTGGAGGTTCATCTTCGATCCTCTTCAGTCGTGgcgagcagggcaccggatggGCGACGAGCCATCTGGGCTTCTATATGGAGGTGCCTGCTCCTCCTAAGGTTCGCACCTTCACTTGGCGTTTGATCACAGATTGTCTACCTACGTGGGTTAATAAAAAACGGCGTGGTTTGGAAGTCTTTGACGACTGCCCCCTCTGCGCGATGGAGCCGGAGGACACATTTCATGCATTTTGCAGATGTCCTAGAGAGGTGGCACTTTGGCAAGCGATGGCAGAACAGTGGCGGATCCCCCTGCCAGTGTCGTTTCAACGGACGGGCCCTGAGTGGCTTGCCCAAACGCTTTGCGACCTGCGGGACACGGAGAGATTGGAGCTCATGATGACATTATGGCGTTGCTGGCACGTTCGCAACGAGATAACACACCATAAGCAGCCGCCCCCGGTTGAAGCATCCAAGAGGTATCTTCTAAGCTACTAGACTCACTAATTGGTGTGCAGAACAACCCAGGTGCTGATCCAGTTAAAGGAAAGCAAGTTGTGGATGTGGTGACTCCCAACAAGCAATTACCACATGCTCAACCCATCAATGGTGCCCCACCCAGGTGGTCTCCTCCGGCTGAAGGATGGGCAAAATTGAACGTTGACGGATCGTTCTGTGCCACATTGGGAACTGCGGGGGCAGGTATGATTCTGCGCGGCTCCACCGGTGACATCATTTTCTCATCCTGTAGACAGTTGCGTACATGTACAGAACCATTGGAGGCTGAGCTCTCAGCTTGCATGGAGGGCATCAACCTTGCCCTACAATGGACGGAGATGCCGATAGAAGTAGAGACGGACTGCAGAGAGTGGCGTTCATGGCTCCCAAGAAGGTGGCTGGTGCCTTGTCGCTCTTAACATGATTAATGGCCCGGGCAGGGACCGGTCTCGCTATACCATGTTGGTTGATCAAATTAAAAGGCTTTTGAGGGATGGGAGGATGTTCAAGCTATCTCATGTTCGTAGGGAACAGAATGGTGCAAGCCATTATCTGGCCTCCTTTGGACGGACAGAAGGTCGCATTATGGTGTGGTTGGGTTCGGGACCAGGAGACGTCCTTGATATTTGTAAGAATGACTTATGTCCTGATTGATAAAATAAAATCTTCC
Coding sequences within:
- the LOC123074112 gene encoding uncharacterized protein, whose product is MEQWRNMAAKASARSFTYINETNAVVEAINGARQQYRLAAEDCRRFRPGVHPLPNTGQGASAGGLIIDLAIGRIKRISRFHAVLGNVFSLCVAHIGLQANTPCWWDRWQLHRADAARHAETALQWLHSAKSHGHAAVGVFHVMLRPPSPRAVAYAWAPAAEQLLRRANDDLAMAEAAVERMRPAIVAQYSDACMLLHG